In Alkalihalobacillus sp. TS-13, the following are encoded in one genomic region:
- the aceA gene encoding isocitrate lyase, with amino-acid sequence MTNEKIEQLEHDWTNNERWKGVTRPYTAEDVVRLRGSIEIEHTLARHGSEKLWKLLNTDGYINALGALTGNQAMQQVKAGLKAIYLSGWQVAADANLSGNMYPDQSLYPANSVPQVVKRINQTLQRADQIQCMEGSDDIDWFAPIVADAEAGFGGQLNVFELMKSMIEAGAAGVHFEDQLSSEKKCGHLGGKVLLPTQTSVRNLISARFAADVMGVPTIIVARTDANAADLITSDIDPVDADFITGERTPEGFFRTNPGIDQAIARGLSYAPYADLVWCETSEPNLEEAKQFADAIHEKYPGKLLAYNCSPSFNWKAKLDDLTIAKFQKELGNMGYKFQFVTLAGFHALNHSMFELARQYKDRGMAAYSELQQAEFNSEKYGYSATRHQREVGTGYFDEVAKVISGGTSSTTALTGSTESDQFRSAN; translated from the coding sequence TTGACTAATGAAAAGATCGAACAATTAGAGCACGATTGGACGAATAATGAACGTTGGAAAGGTGTTACAAGACCCTATACAGCCGAAGACGTAGTACGTTTAAGAGGCTCGATCGAGATTGAACATACACTAGCAAGACATGGTTCTGAAAAGCTTTGGAAGCTGCTTAATACTGATGGTTATATCAACGCTCTTGGTGCTTTGACGGGGAACCAGGCCATGCAACAGGTTAAGGCAGGGTTGAAGGCTATTTACTTAAGCGGGTGGCAGGTTGCAGCCGATGCAAACCTTTCAGGTAATATGTATCCTGACCAAAGTCTCTATCCAGCCAATAGTGTTCCGCAGGTTGTGAAACGGATCAACCAGACTCTGCAACGTGCTGATCAGATTCAGTGTATGGAAGGGTCGGATGACATTGATTGGTTTGCTCCGATTGTTGCAGATGCTGAGGCAGGATTCGGTGGTCAATTGAATGTGTTCGAACTAATGAAGAGCATGATTGAAGCGGGAGCGGCAGGTGTTCACTTCGAGGATCAATTGTCTTCTGAGAAAAAATGCGGACATTTAGGAGGGAAAGTATTGCTTCCAACCCAAACTTCCGTCCGCAACTTGATCTCAGCGCGATTCGCAGCAGATGTCATGGGGGTACCGACGATTATTGTCGCTCGTACAGATGCGAACGCTGCAGATCTTATCACTAGTGATATCGACCCGGTGGATGCAGATTTTATCACCGGTGAACGCACACCAGAAGGATTTTTCCGCACAAATCCGGGCATTGATCAAGCAATTGCAAGAGGGCTTTCGTATGCACCTTATGCAGATTTGGTATGGTGTGAAACATCCGAACCAAACCTTGAAGAAGCGAAACAATTTGCTGATGCAATCCATGAAAAATATCCAGGTAAACTACTTGCATACAATTGCTCACCTTCATTCAACTGGAAAGCTAAATTAGATGATTTGACGATCGCTAAATTCCAGAAAGAGCTTGGTAACATGGGATATAAGTTCCAGTTTGTCACTCTTGCAGGATTCCATGCTTTAAATCACAGTATGTTTGAATTGGCAAGACAATACAAAGATCGAGGAATGGCGGCATATTCTGAGTTGCAACAAGCTGAATTCAACAGCGAAAAATACGGATATTCAGCAACAAGGCATCAACGTGAAGTTGGAACGGGTTACTTTGATGAAGTAGCTAAGGTCATTTCTGGAGGTACTTCATCTACAACAGCACTCACAGGCTCGACAGAAAGTGATCAATTCCGATCTGCGAATTAG
- the yhfH gene encoding protein YhfH has protein sequence MALENPVQFFKNLPKKKCPECGQTIVEQAESYFMECEHCLSKKAE, from the coding sequence ATGGCTTTGGAAAATCCGGTTCAATTTTTCAAAAACTTACCCAAGAAGAAATGTCCTGAATGTGGACAGACGATTGTGGAACAGGCTGAGTCATATTTCATGGAGTGTGAGCACTGCTTGTCTAAGAAAGCAGAATAG
- a CDS encoding LLM class flavin-dependent oxidoreductase produces MSSEQTLIGIPVSVLDLSPILAGGTPSDSFQNTVDLAQQAERWGYRRYWLAEHHNMPAIASSATSVLIGHVAEHTSTIRVGSGGIMLPNHAPLVIAEQFGTLETLFPGRIDLGLGRAPGTDQRTAYALRRHHKQDAQDFPEQLEELRSYFDPSRTSESMKVRAYPGEGLDVPIWLLGSSGFSAELAAREGLPFAFASHFSPNNTLPALEVYRNYFEPSDILEKPYAMVGVNIIAADTDEEAQWLATSLQQQFLNLIRNRLGPLQPPVESMEGRWTEYEKVALQQQLGGSIIGSPETVKDKLKKFLEETKADELIVASQIFDHKARLHSYEILSEIMNA; encoded by the coding sequence ATGTCATCAGAACAAACATTAATAGGTATTCCAGTTTCGGTATTAGATCTTTCTCCTATCTTAGCTGGTGGTACACCCTCTGACTCTTTTCAAAATACAGTAGATTTAGCACAACAAGCTGAAAGATGGGGATATAGACGGTATTGGCTAGCAGAACATCACAATATGCCAGCAATTGCGAGTTCTGCTACCTCAGTATTAATCGGTCATGTTGCTGAACACACTTCAACGATACGTGTAGGCTCAGGTGGGATCATGCTGCCAAATCATGCACCACTTGTCATAGCTGAGCAATTTGGAACCTTGGAAACATTATTTCCAGGAAGGATTGATCTAGGTCTAGGAAGAGCACCTGGAACTGATCAGAGAACGGCATATGCACTAAGACGACATCACAAACAGGATGCTCAAGACTTCCCAGAGCAATTAGAGGAACTACGCAGCTACTTCGATCCATCAAGAACTAGTGAAAGCATGAAAGTTCGAGCTTATCCTGGTGAAGGATTGGACGTTCCGATTTGGTTATTAGGGTCAAGTGGTTTCAGTGCTGAATTGGCTGCACGAGAAGGATTACCGTTCGCTTTTGCCAGCCATTTCTCACCCAACAATACTCTTCCTGCACTAGAGGTATATCGTAACTATTTCGAACCATCCGATATACTCGAGAAACCTTACGCAATGGTAGGTGTCAATATAATTGCAGCTGATACGGATGAAGAAGCACAATGGTTGGCAACTTCCTTACAGCAACAATTTCTGAATTTGATCCGAAACAGACTGGGTCCGCTACAGCCTCCTGTGGAAAGCATGGAAGGAAGATGGACTGAATATGAAAAGGTAGCATTACAACAACAATTGGGTGGCTCTATTATCGGTAGTCCTGAAACTGTAAAAGATAAGCTTAAGAAGTTTCTTGAGGAAACGAAAGCAGACGAACTGATCGTCGCTTCTCAAATCTTTGACCATAAAGCACGGTTACATTCATACGAAATTCTCTCAGAAATTATGAATGCCTAA
- a CDS encoding dipeptidase, with protein MIHNTAYIEQLIEFLKIPSISTLPEHKGDVRKAAEWLAASLEEVGMENIETIETAGHSIVYADWLHADDKPTVLIYGHYDVQPADPIELWDSPPFEPEVRDDKLYARGATDDKGQLFIHVKALQTLMDEDGKLPVNVKLCIEGEEEQASPNLPPYIKQHTDKLSCDAVLISDTSFIERGQPAICTSLRGALALELFVKTANSDLHSGVYGGGVPNAAHNLVRLLDSLHEQNGKVAVEGFYEGVPDPTEELKDEVAAIPFNEVKTKQELGLEALFGEEGFNFLEQTGIRPTLEINGITAGFQGEGIKTIVPCEASAKISCRLVGEQDPQTVFEKIEQHVKTHKPAGTKVLLKQSIQAAPVLLDSKNPMIQKAADAYETVYGVQPLFPKEGGSIPIVEVFSTVLDAPVVLMGFGLPSENLHAPNEHFHLENFTLGIETVCHYLKSLG; from the coding sequence ATGATACATAACACGGCATATATCGAACAATTGATAGAATTTTTAAAGATACCGAGTATTTCAACGCTTCCCGAGCATAAAGGGGATGTGCGAAAGGCTGCAGAGTGGCTCGCGGCATCACTTGAAGAGGTCGGTATGGAAAACATCGAAACGATAGAAACAGCTGGACATTCAATTGTCTACGCAGACTGGCTGCACGCGGATGATAAGCCGACTGTATTGATATATGGCCATTACGATGTACAACCAGCGGACCCGATAGAATTATGGGATTCACCTCCGTTTGAACCTGAAGTGAGAGACGACAAGCTTTATGCAAGAGGTGCCACAGACGATAAAGGCCAGCTTTTCATCCATGTAAAAGCCCTTCAAACACTGATGGATGAAGATGGAAAACTCCCAGTCAATGTAAAGCTATGCATCGAGGGTGAAGAAGAGCAGGCAAGCCCGAATCTCCCCCCTTACATAAAACAACATACAGACAAGCTATCCTGTGATGCAGTGCTTATTTCCGATACTTCATTCATTGAAAGAGGACAACCAGCGATCTGTACGTCTCTTAGAGGTGCGTTAGCTTTGGAGCTTTTCGTAAAAACAGCAAACTCTGATCTTCATTCCGGTGTATATGGGGGAGGGGTTCCAAATGCTGCACATAATCTCGTTCGACTATTAGACTCGTTACACGAACAAAATGGAAAAGTTGCAGTTGAAGGATTTTATGAAGGAGTACCAGATCCTACGGAAGAATTGAAAGATGAAGTGGCTGCAATTCCATTCAACGAGGTTAAAACAAAGCAAGAATTGGGATTGGAAGCGTTGTTTGGTGAAGAAGGGTTTAATTTTCTTGAACAAACCGGTATCCGGCCAACACTTGAAATAAACGGGATTACTGCTGGGTTTCAGGGAGAGGGGATCAAAACGATTGTCCCATGTGAGGCGAGTGCAAAAATCAGCTGCCGTCTTGTTGGTGAGCAAGATCCACAAACTGTTTTTGAAAAGATTGAACAGCATGTGAAGACTCATAAACCTGCAGGGACAAAGGTTCTATTGAAACAATCGATCCAAGCTGCACCAGTTTTATTAGACTCCAAGAATCCGATGATACAAAAAGCGGCAGATGCATATGAAACGGTTTATGGTGTACAACCTCTGTTTCCTAAAGAAGGGGGATCGATTCCGATTGTAGAGGTATTTTCCACAGTGCTGGATGCTCCTGTTGTGCTGATGGGCTTTGGTTTACCATCCGAAAACCTCCATGCACCAAACGAGCATTTCCATTTAGAAAACTTCACGCTTGGAATTGAAACCGTTTGTCATTATCTGAAATCTTTAGGTTGA